A region from the Falco rusticolus isolate bFalRus1 chromosome 4, bFalRus1.pri, whole genome shotgun sequence genome encodes:
- the STEAP4 gene encoding metalloreductase STEAP4, with protein MNKNSSNIMALAPNTSNKKETVCIFGTGDFGRALGQKMIQSGYPIVFGSRSTERSSLIPKDAKVMSHAEAAQKASIIIIAIQRQNYNFLTPLAEILHGKILVDVSNNLKINQYPESNAEYLAQLVPGAKVVKAFNTVSAWALQSGALDASRQVFVCGDDMEAKQRVMDIVRALGLTPLDKGSLLAAQEIENYPLQLFPMWKFPILLSLGLTAFFFFYCLTHRVIYPYVNENKDFSFFIAISIPNQICPILALILLSLVYVPGVFAAIIQLYRGTKYHRFPDWLDKWMLCRKQLGLVALAFASLHVLYTLVIPIRSFVRWKISSRIISLALNNETEPLNTTNAWLSDSYVALGILGFFLFVLLGITSLPSVSNNVNWREFRFVQSKLGYLTLTLCTAHTLVYGGKQFLNPSSYRWYLPSAYMLSLIIPCIVLLIKFFLIFPCLDKPLTQIRQGWERNPQYSEQSNYIINKSAV; from the exons atgaaTAAAAATTCTTCCAACATAATGGCTTTGGCTCCCAACACTTCTAACAAAAAAGAGACAGTGTGCATATTTGGAACTGGAGATTTTGGAAGAGCTCTGGGGCAAAAAATGATTCAGTCCGGCTACCCCATTGTGTTTGGAAGCCGGAGCACAGAGAGATCCAGCCTTATTCCCAAGGATGCAAAGGTGATGAGCCatgcagaggcagcacagaaagcttCCATCATCATTATAGCAATCCAGAGGCAAAATTACAACTTCCTTACACCACTAGCAGAAATTCTCCATGGAAAAATCTTGGTGGACGTAAGCaacaacttaaaaataaaccagtatCCTGAATCCAATGCAGAGTACCTCGCTCAGCTGGTGCCTGGTGCCAAGGTTGTGAAAGCCTTTAACACTGTGTCAGCCTGGGCTTTGCAGTCAGGTGCACTGGATGCAAGCCGGCAG GTGTTTGTCTGTGGAGATGACATGGAAGCTAAACAAAGGGTGATGGATATTGTTCGTGCACTGGGTCTCACTCCATTAGATAAGGGATCCCTCTTGGCAGCTCAGGAAATAGAAAATTACCCTCTGCAGCTGTTTCCAATGTGGAAGTTTCCCATCCTTTTGTCCCTTGGCCTAACCGccttcttcttcttctactGTTTGACTCATAGGGTAATTTACCCTTatgttaatgaaaacaaagacttttcattttttattgcaATTTCCATTCCAAATCAGATCTGCCCTATATTGGCACTCATCCTTCTTTCCTTGGTTTATGTTCCTGGTGTGTTTGCTGCAATTATTCAGTTATACAGAGGTACCAAATACCACCGTTTCCCAGACTGGCTGGACAAATGGATGCTGTGTAGGAAACAACTTGGACTAGTAGCCTTGGCATTTGCTTCTCTGCATGTTTTGTACACTCTTGTCATCCCAATTCGCTCCTTCGTAAGATGGAAAATCAGCAGTCGAATCATCTCCCTG GCACTGAACAATGAAACAGAACCACTCAACACCACTAATGCCTGGCTTAGTGACTCTTACGTGGCTTTGGggattttaggattttttttatttgttcttctgGGAATAACTTCCTTGCCTTCAGTCAGCAACAACGTCAACTGGCGAGAATTTCGATTTGTACAG TCCAAACTCGGATACCTGACACTGACTTTGTGCACTGCACACACCCTGGTTTATGGTGGAAAACAGTTCCTGAACCCATCATCGTACAGATGGTATCTTCCAAGTGCCTATATGCTCTCCCTCATTATTCCATGTATTGTACTGCTCAtcaaatttttcctgatatttccTTGTCTGGACAAACCTCTCACACAAATTCgacagggctgggagaggaaTCCCCAGTACTCAGAACAGTCAAATTACATTATCAACAAGTCTGCTGTATAA